One genomic segment of Francisella persica ATCC VR-331 includes these proteins:
- a CDS encoding pilin: MKNKMQKGFSLVELMVVIAIIAILAAVAIPMYSNYTIRAQLGARMAQLGGVKAEVAEGIANNNGSATGVTAANLPSGASVADGVITQVTSDIVSGSSITLTPTVGSGAITWACNISGVTSSQAPSSCTTN, from the coding sequence ATGAAAAATAAAATGCAAAAAGGTTTCTCACTAGTTGAGCTAATGGTAGTGATCGCGATTATCGCTATCCTAGCAGCTGTAGCTATTCCAATGTATTCTAACTACACTATACGTGCTCAACTTGGTGCAAGAATGGCACAGCTTGGTGGAGTTAAAGCAGAAGTTGCTGAGGGGATTGCAAATAACAATGGCTCAGCAACTGGAGTAACTGCAGCAAATCTTCCTTCAGGTGCAAGTGTAGCTGATGGAGTGATAACACAAGTTACTTCTGATATAGTATCAGGCTCATCAATCACATTAACACCTACTGTTGGTAGCGGCGCAATTACTTGGGCTTGTAATATCTCAGGAGTTACTTCATCTCAGGCACCATCTAGCTGTACTACAAACTAA
- the recN gene encoding DNA repair protein RecN produces MLLHLSIKNFAIIKSTEIDFRKGMTVLTGETGAGKSILLDALSFVLGARLEKTFLQDDKVTEVSATFCIKDNQKAKRLLDELFIDYENEECIFRRVVNKSKQGRLFINGSVVKAAYVKKVSDKLINIYSQNSYQDLLDPKSQLSLLDSFANNDELLKKVTNSFNQLQKINSEIAELQECIATQNSQRELLEYKLDELVTLELSENEFEQLAQRQKSLSSVDDIGYSLNHISSLLYDDEINIIAMLTELEKEVAKLDEGSFRNLQELISQTKVYAQESYAEAQNQLESLEHDPEELAKVEQHMSQIYDLARKHKIEPNYMYQYIQELQTKLDSFSQDSARLTQLHEQNQNLQQQYSEYTSQLSQARKQAAKEFSKQVEKNIRSLNIPKGSFVVQILPAQAKTSKGIDECQFMINFNLGEQLAPIKKVASGGELSRIGLSIQAVSAAKRSYPTLVFDEVDVGISGATAEIVGKLLKKLSEKLQVLCITHQPQVAAQGQIHLHVSKKYIKDTTESKIIELNQQQRIVEIAKIVGGVDISENALSHARELLGL; encoded by the coding sequence ATGCTACTACATTTATCAATCAAAAATTTTGCGATTATAAAATCTACAGAAATTGATTTTAGAAAGGGAATGACAGTCTTAACTGGTGAAACTGGTGCAGGTAAGTCGATTCTTCTTGATGCGCTTAGTTTTGTGCTTGGTGCAAGATTAGAAAAGACATTTCTACAAGATGATAAGGTAACAGAAGTTTCCGCTACTTTTTGCATCAAGGATAATCAAAAAGCAAAACGCCTTTTAGATGAGCTTTTTATTGATTATGAAAATGAGGAGTGTATCTTTAGGCGTGTGGTTAATAAATCTAAGCAGGGTCGTTTATTTATAAATGGTAGTGTTGTTAAGGCTGCATATGTCAAAAAAGTTTCAGATAAGCTGATAAACATCTATAGTCAAAATTCCTATCAAGATTTACTTGATCCTAAATCACAGTTAAGCTTGCTTGATAGCTTTGCAAATAATGATGAGCTGCTAAAAAAAGTCACAAACTCATTTAACCAGCTACAAAAAATAAATTCTGAAATAGCTGAATTACAAGAGTGCATAGCCACGCAAAATAGTCAGCGAGAACTACTTGAGTATAAGCTAGATGAGCTAGTTACTCTAGAGCTAAGTGAAAATGAATTTGAGCAGTTAGCGCAACGCCAAAAGAGTTTATCAAGTGTTGATGATATTGGCTATAGTCTTAATCATATTTCAAGTTTATTGTATGATGATGAGATAAATATAATCGCAATGCTGACAGAACTTGAGAAAGAAGTAGCAAAGCTAGATGAAGGGTCATTTAGAAATCTCCAAGAGCTGATATCTCAAACCAAAGTGTATGCCCAAGAAAGCTATGCTGAAGCACAAAACCAACTAGAATCATTAGAGCATGATCCTGAGGAATTAGCAAAAGTAGAGCAACACATGAGCCAGATATATGATCTTGCGCGCAAGCATAAGATTGAGCCTAACTATATGTATCAGTATATCCAAGAGTTGCAGACTAAGTTAGATAGTTTTAGTCAAGATAGTGCACGACTAACGCAGCTACATGAGCAAAACCAAAACCTACAACAGCAATATAGCGAATATACTAGTCAGCTTAGTCAAGCACGTAAACAGGCTGCTAAGGAATTCTCAAAGCAAGTTGAGAAAAATATTCGTTCACTTAATATCCCTAAAGGTAGTTTTGTAGTGCAGATTTTACCAGCTCAAGCAAAAACTTCAAAGGGCATAGATGAATGCCAATTTATGATTAATTTTAACCTTGGTGAACAATTAGCTCCTATCAAAAAAGTAGCATCAGGTGGTGAGCTAAGTAGGATTGGTTTATCAATACAGGCAGTATCTGCAGCGAAAAGATCATACCCAACTCTAGTTTTTGATGAAGTAGATGTTGGTATTTCTGGAGCCACTGCAGAGATAGTTGGTAAGCTACTTAAGAAATTATCTGAAAAGTTACAAGTCCTATGTATTACACATCAACCTCAAGTTGCTGCTCAAGGACAGATACATCTACATGTATCTAAGAAATATATCAAAGATACTACAGAATCCAAGATTATAGAGCTAAATCAACAGCAGCGTATAGTAGAGATTGCTAAGATAGTAGGTGGTGTAGATATATCAGAAAATGCTCTATCGCATGCTAGAGAATTGCTAGGTCTCTAA
- a CDS encoding pyridoxal phosphate-dependent aminotransferase: protein MQLSRRVKAMQASPVRKLVPYSIQAEKQGKKVYHLNIGQPDIRTPSEFMNAIRAYDKETIAYSIASGEPRLIKAISKYYKRFDMDFTDDEILITNGGSEALIFAAIATCNADDEVLVPEPFYTNYNGFTTAVDVSIKPITTKAEEGFHLPSKDEILACVTDKTRAIMISNPGNPTGVVYTKQELEILAEVAKEKDLFIISDEVYREFTYDGLVCTSFGNIKGVENHVIIVDSVSKRYSACGARIGSLCSKNKEFIKEVTKLCQARLCVPTLEQIGSAALYEVSQNYIKEVNTEYQKRRDITFEALSKIDNVVCKKPTGAFYVIAKLPIDDTEKFALWLLTDFEDNRETVMISPAADFYATKGLGKDEIRIAYILEEKSLKRALDLLDKAIKAYNSK, encoded by the coding sequence ATGCAATTATCAAGAAGAGTCAAGGCAATGCAAGCCTCTCCAGTACGTAAGTTAGTGCCGTATTCTATTCAAGCAGAGAAACAAGGTAAAAAGGTGTATCACCTTAATATTGGTCAGCCTGATATCAGAACTCCTAGTGAGTTTATGAATGCTATTAGAGCTTACGATAAGGAGACTATAGCCTACTCTATAGCAAGTGGTGAGCCACGCTTAATCAAAGCTATCTCAAAATACTATAAAAGATTTGATATGGACTTTACCGATGATGAAATCTTAATTACTAACGGTGGTTCTGAAGCGCTAATATTTGCTGCTATTGCTACTTGTAATGCTGATGATGAGGTACTTGTACCTGAACCTTTCTATACAAATTATAATGGTTTTACAACTGCGGTTGATGTGTCTATCAAACCAATTACCACAAAAGCTGAGGAAGGTTTCCATCTACCATCAAAAGATGAAATCCTAGCATGCGTAACTGATAAAACACGTGCTATCATGATCTCTAATCCTGGTAACCCTACTGGTGTTGTATATACAAAACAAGAACTAGAAATTTTAGCAGAAGTAGCTAAAGAAAAAGATCTATTTATCATCAGTGATGAAGTATATAGAGAGTTTACTTATGATGGGCTTGTATGTACATCTTTTGGTAATATTAAAGGTGTTGAGAACCATGTGATTATTGTTGACTCTGTATCTAAGCGCTATAGTGCTTGTGGTGCTAGAATTGGATCACTTTGCTCAAAAAACAAAGAGTTTATCAAAGAAGTTACTAAGCTATGCCAAGCTAGACTATGTGTGCCAACCCTTGAGCAAATTGGCTCAGCTGCTCTTTATGAGGTATCACAAAACTACATAAAAGAAGTAAATACAGAATACCAAAAAAGAAGAGATATCACCTTTGAAGCTCTTTCAAAAATAGATAATGTAGTTTGTAAAAAGCCTACTGGCGCTTTCTATGTGATTGCTAAACTACCAATCGATGATACTGAAAAGTTTGCACTATGGTTATTAACAGACTTTGAAGATAACCGCGAAACTGTTATGATTTCTCCTGCTGCTGACTTTTATGCGACTAAAGGTCTTGGTAAAGATGAAATAAGAATCGCTTATATTTTAGAAGAGAAATCACTAAAAAGAGCTCTAGATCTTTTAGATAAAGCTATCAAAGCTTATAACAGTAAATAA
- a CDS encoding phosphomannose isomerase type II C-terminal cupin domain, translating into MSTINQLGKVYERPWGTYQTISFTNQSQTKIITVKPKGQLSLQKHFKRAEHWVVVTGRPTITVDDNVREYNVGEYIFIPKEAIHRLENFTDNDIQIIEVQVGDYLGEDDIVRLEDIYNRN; encoded by the coding sequence ATGTCTACAATAAATCAACTAGGCAAGGTCTATGAGCGCCCATGGGGAACTTATCAAACAATTAGTTTTACTAACCAAAGCCAAACAAAAATAATTACTGTAAAACCAAAAGGGCAACTTTCATTACAAAAGCATTTCAAGAGAGCAGAGCACTGGGTAGTTGTAACTGGTAGGCCAACTATTACAGTAGATGATAATGTGCGTGAATATAATGTTGGTGAGTATATATTTATACCTAAAGAGGCTATACATAGGCTTGAGAATTTCACAGATAATGATATTCAGATTATAGAAGTGCAAGTTGGTGATTATCTTGGTGAAGATGATATTGTACGTTTAGAAGATATTTATAACCGTAATTAA
- a CDS encoding sterol desaturase family protein — protein MLKFTAICLIGALALVVIIFEIILNGNSLFNHGNIRFWFDRVLRLMIVTPDTHRVHHSTIPKETNSNCGFNLI, from the coding sequence ATGTTGAAATTTACTGCTATTTGTCTTATTGGAGCGTTAGCATTAGTAGTGATCATTTTTGAGATTATACTAAATGGTAATTCTTTATTTAATCATGGTAATATTCGTTTTTGGTTTGATAGAGTTTTAAGACTAATGATAGTTACTCCTGATACGCATAGAGTTCATCATTCAACTATTCCAAAAGAGACAAATTCTAATTGCGGTTTTAATTTGATATAG